One Pseudomonas entomophila genomic window carries:
- a CDS encoding trans-sulfuration enzyme family protein, with product MDPTMSDKPRNFATRTIHAGEQSSVADNAIFPAIVTSSSFIKRGLDDNPEYAYSRVSNPTRHAYETCVAALEEGVGAVACASGVSATATVLELLSKDAHVVVMNGVYGGTFRLLEDYRGRTSGLTTTYVDLNDIDAVAAAIRPDTQLIWIESPTNPLLHLVDIKAVCDLARARGVMTCIDNTFCSPWNQQPITLGVDLVMHSASKYIGGHSDLTGGVVVAANQELLARLRKISMAVGAIQGPFDCYLALRGLKTLDVRMERQSANALRVAQFLEHHPQVEQVYYPGLESHPQHELSKRQMRTGGAVVAMRIKGDRAAVNRLVEALSIFVLADSLGGVESMINHSWSMSHNSLSPEQKGVMGISENLVRLSMGIEDYRDLIEDLDTALKASASR from the coding sequence ATGGACCCGACCATGTCCGACAAGCCGCGCAATTTCGCCACCCGCACCATCCACGCTGGCGAGCAGTCCAGCGTTGCCGACAATGCCATCTTCCCGGCCATCGTCACCTCCAGCTCGTTCATCAAGCGCGGCCTGGACGACAACCCCGAATACGCCTACAGCCGCGTCAGCAACCCGACCCGGCACGCCTATGAAACCTGTGTCGCCGCACTGGAGGAGGGCGTCGGCGCGGTCGCCTGCGCCTCGGGCGTAAGTGCCACCGCCACGGTGCTGGAACTGCTGTCCAAGGACGCCCATGTGGTGGTGATGAACGGCGTCTACGGCGGTACTTTCCGCCTGCTTGAAGACTACCGTGGGCGTACCTCGGGCCTGACCACCACTTACGTCGACCTCAACGACATCGACGCCGTGGCCGCGGCGATCCGCCCCGACACGCAACTGATCTGGATCGAGTCGCCGACCAACCCGCTGTTGCACCTGGTGGACATCAAGGCGGTGTGCGACCTGGCCCGCGCCCGTGGCGTGATGACCTGCATCGACAACACCTTCTGCTCGCCATGGAACCAGCAGCCGATCACCCTGGGCGTGGACCTGGTGATGCATTCGGCGAGCAAGTACATCGGCGGCCATTCCGACCTCACCGGTGGTGTGGTGGTGGCGGCCAACCAAGAACTGCTGGCGCGGTTGCGCAAGATCAGCATGGCGGTCGGCGCGATCCAGGGGCCGTTCGACTGCTACCTGGCCTTGCGTGGGCTCAAGACCCTCGACGTGCGCATGGAGCGACAGAGCGCCAACGCCTTGCGCGTGGCGCAGTTCCTCGAACATCACCCGCAGGTCGAGCAGGTGTACTACCCCGGCCTGGAAAGCCACCCGCAGCATGAGCTGAGCAAGCGCCAGATGCGCACCGGCGGTGCGGTGGTGGCGATGCGCATCAAGGGTGACCGGGCGGCGGTCAATCGCCTGGTCGAGGCGCTGTCGATCTTCGTCCTGGCTGACTCGCTGGGCGGCGTGGAGAGCATGATCAACCATTCCTGGAGCATGTCGCACAATTCGCTCAGCCCTGAGCAGAAGGGCGTGATGGGCATCAGCGAGAACCTGGTGCGGTTGTCGATGGGGATCGAGGATTACCGCGACCTGATCGAGGACCTGGACACCGCTTTGAAGGCTTCGGCCTCGAGGTGA
- a CDS encoding Lrp/AsnC family transcriptional regulator has product MDSFDQHILTLLQRDASISLKDLAEAVNLSTTPCWKRVKRLEEEGYIRGRVALLDPERLGLGLTVFVQLKTQRHDSAWLERFAATVTAFEEVMEVYRMSGDWDYMLRVVVGDIAAYDRFYKKLITSTDGLSNITSSFAMEQMKYTTAYPVYR; this is encoded by the coding sequence ATGGACAGTTTCGACCAGCACATCCTGACCCTGCTGCAGCGCGACGCCTCGATTTCGCTCAAGGACCTGGCCGAGGCGGTCAACCTGTCGACCACCCCCTGCTGGAAGCGGGTCAAGCGTCTGGAGGAGGAAGGCTACATCCGTGGCCGCGTCGCCCTGCTCGACCCCGAGCGCCTGGGGCTGGGCCTGACCGTGTTCGTCCAGCTCAAGACCCAGCGCCATGACAGTGCCTGGCTGGAGCGGTTCGCGGCGACGGTGACGGCGTTCGAGGAAGTCATGGAGGTGTACCGGATGTCCGGCGACTGGGACTACATGCTGCGGGTAGTGGTGGGCGACATCGCGGCGTACGACCGCTTCTACAAGAAGCTGATCACCAGCACCGACGGGCTGTCGAACATCACTTCGAGCTTTGCCATGGAGCAGATGAAGTACACCACGGCGTATCCGGTGTATCGCTGA
- a CDS encoding FdhF/YdeP family oxidoreductase — protein sequence MSQDEHIRDYKGPAAGWGALQSVTKSWLGSENAFKNLRAMLKTNQNGGFDCPGCAWGESPESDMVKFCENGAKAVNWEATGRSVDPAFFAKYSVSALLEQTDYWLEYQGRLTHPMRYDAATDHYVETSWDEAFALVAKHLNGLASPDQAEFYTSGRASNEAAFLYQLFVRAYGTNNFPDCSNMCHEASGVGMAETLGVGKGTVVFHDLALADAIFVIGQNPGTNHPRMLEPLREAVRRGAQVVCFNPLKERGLERFQHPQHPFEMLSNGSEPTNTAYFRPALGGDMAAMRGIAKYLLQWEREAQLNNEPAVFDHAFIAEHTSGVEAYLAVVDATPWAHIVEQSGLSKAEIELAARMYRKAERVIMCWAMGVTQHRHSVPTVQEIVNLQLLRGNVGKPGAGLSPVRGHSNVQGDRTMGIDEKPKTQLLDAIEKRFRFKVPREHGHNAVLAIKAMEEGRAKVFIGLGGNFAQATPDTPRTHAALRNCELTVHIATKLNRSHLITGRDALILPCLGRTEIDIQGEGPQGVTVEDTFSMVHISHGQLKPRSPHLRSEPAIVAGMAKATLGNKPIDWEYAIADYGRIRSMIADVIPGFSEFNERLQHPGGFHLGNNAADRNFRTATGKARFTPSPLPEQLVNAQVLARGDKPDLILQTLRSHDQYNTTLYGLDDRYRGVFGLREVVFVNEADIRRLGFEPGEQVDLVSLWEDGRERRVSGFRLVAYDVPEGQAAAYYPETNPLVPLESYGEGTYTPTSKFVAIKLEKAKVGNLIQASSAD from the coding sequence ATGAGCCAGGACGAACACATCAGGGACTACAAGGGGCCGGCCGCCGGCTGGGGCGCGCTCCAGAGCGTGACCAAGAGCTGGCTGGGCAGCGAGAACGCCTTCAAGAACCTGCGGGCCATGCTCAAGACCAACCAGAACGGCGGCTTCGACTGCCCCGGCTGCGCCTGGGGCGAGTCGCCGGAAAGCGACATGGTCAAGTTCTGCGAGAACGGCGCCAAGGCCGTCAACTGGGAAGCCACCGGGCGCTCGGTGGACCCGGCGTTCTTCGCCAAGTACAGCGTCAGCGCCCTGCTCGAACAGACCGACTACTGGCTGGAGTACCAGGGCCGCCTGACCCACCCGATGCGCTATGACGCCGCCACCGACCACTACGTCGAGACCAGCTGGGACGAGGCCTTCGCCCTGGTCGCCAAGCACCTCAATGGCCTGGCGTCGCCCGACCAGGCCGAGTTCTACACTTCCGGCCGGGCCAGCAACGAAGCCGCCTTCCTCTACCAGCTGTTCGTGCGCGCCTACGGCACCAACAACTTCCCCGACTGCTCGAACATGTGCCACGAAGCCAGTGGCGTGGGCATGGCCGAAACCCTGGGGGTGGGCAAGGGCACCGTGGTGTTTCACGACCTGGCGCTGGCCGACGCGATCTTCGTCATCGGCCAGAACCCCGGCACCAACCATCCGCGCATGCTCGAACCGTTGCGCGAGGCGGTCAGGCGCGGTGCCCAGGTGGTCTGTTTCAACCCGCTCAAGGAGCGTGGCCTGGAGCGTTTCCAGCACCCGCAGCACCCGTTCGAGATGCTCAGCAACGGCTCCGAACCGACCAACACCGCCTACTTCCGCCCGGCTCTGGGCGGCGACATGGCGGCGATGCGCGGGATCGCCAAGTACCTCCTGCAGTGGGAGCGCGAGGCGCAACTGAACAACGAGCCTGCGGTGTTCGACCATGCCTTCATCGCCGAGCACACCAGCGGTGTCGAGGCCTACCTGGCCGTGGTCGATGCCACGCCCTGGGCGCATATCGTCGAGCAGTCCGGCCTGAGCAAGGCCGAGATCGAGCTGGCCGCGCGCATGTACCGCAAGGCCGAACGGGTGATCATGTGCTGGGCCATGGGCGTCACCCAGCACCGCCACTCGGTGCCGACCGTGCAGGAAATCGTCAACCTGCAGTTGTTGCGCGGCAACGTCGGCAAGCCAGGCGCGGGCCTTTCGCCGGTGCGTGGCCACAGCAACGTGCAGGGCGACCGCACCATGGGCATCGACGAGAAGCCCAAGACGCAATTGCTCGACGCCATCGAAAAACGTTTCCGGTTCAAGGTGCCGCGCGAGCACGGCCATAATGCGGTGCTGGCGATCAAGGCCATGGAAGAGGGGCGGGCCAAGGTATTCATCGGGCTGGGCGGCAACTTCGCCCAGGCCACTCCGGATACCCCGCGCACCCACGCGGCGCTGCGCAACTGCGAACTGACCGTGCATATCGCCACCAAACTCAACCGTTCGCATCTGATCACCGGGCGTGATGCGTTGATCCTGCCGTGCCTGGGACGCACCGAGATCGATATCCAGGGCGAAGGCCCGCAAGGCGTTACCGTGGAGGACACCTTCAGCATGGTGCACATCTCCCACGGCCAGCTGAAGCCGCGCTCGCCGCACCTGCGTTCGGAGCCGGCGATCGTCGCGGGCATGGCCAAGGCTACTCTCGGCAACAAGCCGATCGACTGGGAATACGCCATTGCCGACTACGGTCGCATCCGCAGCATGATCGCCGACGTCATTCCGGGCTTCAGCGAATTCAACGAGCGCCTGCAACATCCCGGCGGCTTCCACCTGGGCAACAACGCGGCCGACCGCAACTTCCGCACCGCCACCGGCAAGGCACGTTTCACGCCCAGCCCATTGCCGGAGCAACTGGTCAACGCCCAGGTGCTGGCCCGTGGCGACAAGCCCGACCTGATCCTGCAGACCCTGCGCTCCCACGACCAGTACAACACCACGTTGTACGGGCTGGATGACCGCTATCGCGGTGTGTTCGGCCTGCGCGAGGTGGTCTTCGTCAACGAGGCGGACATCCGCCGGCTGGGCTTCGAGCCGGGTGAGCAGGTGGACCTGGTGTCGCTGTGGGAGGATGGCCGCGAACGGCGGGTGTCGGGGTTCCGCCTGGTGGCCTATGACGTGCCTGAAGGCCAGGCGGCGGCCTACTACCCGGAGACCAATCCGCTGGTGCCGCTGGAGAGCTATGGGGAGGGCACCTACACGCCGACCTCGAAGTTCGTCGCGATCAAGCTGGAGAAGGCCAAGGTCGGGAACCTGATCCAGGCGTCATCCGCTGACTGA